A genomic segment from Geitlerinema sp. PCC 7407 encodes:
- a CDS encoding diacylglycerol kinase family protein: MAQEVPTQTQHSSTPPLKTGRSNRELSWRVAVNLFVSFKYAWAGMSYAFQTQRNFRIHTVIGCVVVGLSLALQLPPVEVAVLGLTVAAVLAMELINTALESVVDLTVKQTYHELARIAKDCAAGAVLVSALAALLVGLALLVPPILVRLGLG, translated from the coding sequence ATGGCACAAGAAGTTCCGACCCAGACCCAACATTCTTCTACTCCCCCGCTCAAAACCGGGCGATCGAACCGGGAGTTGTCTTGGCGGGTTGCCGTAAATCTTTTCGTGAGCTTCAAGTACGCCTGGGCTGGGATGAGCTACGCGTTTCAGACCCAGCGAAATTTTCGGATCCACACGGTGATTGGTTGTGTGGTGGTGGGCCTGAGCCTGGCGTTACAGCTACCGCCGGTTGAGGTGGCGGTGCTGGGCTTGACGGTGGCGGCGGTGCTGGCGATGGAGCTGATCAACACGGCTCTGGAGTCAGTGGTGGACCTGACGGTGAAGCAGACCTATCATGAACTGGCCCGCATTGCAAAGGACTGTGCGGCAGGAGCGGTGCTTGTGTCTGCCCTAGCGGCGCTGCTGGTCGGGCTGGCGCTGCTGGTGCCCCCGATTTTGGTCCGTCTGGGACTTGGATAG